The genomic interval gctaagaatgctacaaggtgagacgtggtactgatatacgctaagaatgctacaagttGAGacttggtactgatatacgctaagaatgctacaaagtggaacgtggtactgatatacgctaagaatgctacaaggtgaaacatggtactgatatacgctaagaatgctacaaggtgagacgtgatactggtatacgctaagaatgctacaaggtgagacgtggtactgatatacgctaagaatgctacaaggtgagacgtgatactggtatacgctaagaatgctaacAAGGTCAGTCTTATTTCTGATATACGCTTAAAATACAAGTACTAGTTTTCCAATATTAGTTTTCCATGAAGGTTAGAAAGGCGTCACTGATAGTCGAGGTTTCTAAACAAGGCTCTTTATTTCAGAATGAGAGCAGCTCTTTAAGTCTTGCGGAGCACCAGTCCgcgaagaagaagaagaaaggttTCTTCGGCAAGCTTTTCGACTCCGCCGGTGAGTCCTGCCAGAAGCACATTAAGaatttggttttattttgtaTAGTAATTTAGTAGAAACTGGTTAATATTTAGAATAAAGAAAGGACACATGAATTGCTCTCAATAGAACCGGATAccgttctttgtttttttaagccgccattttgtcttgGCAGTGATGTTAGTATATGTGAgattatgttgatgataatgatgataatgatacgTTATGGTTTGtaatatgataataatgatgatgatgatgattgattaTGGGGATTATGATGAAAAAAGATATTATGatttataataatgataattatagtgataattttattatgttatgatggtgatgtaaatggtgatgataacaatgattaTATATTTTCTCCTAGGTGACGAAAACTCCCCTCCCCGAGTTCCGCCATCAGGGAAGAAGAAGAGAAAGCTTCTAAAGAAAGACATATCCGGTCCCATGGACACATTCTCCCCGACGCCCGTCAGAGGCTCAGTCAGCGAGGCGAGCAAAGATGACCCTGCTAGACGATTAATCACTCGACAATTGCGctcaagaaaataataagagaAATCAGCATATAAGAGAGGTGTCCTTTtataatttacaaaaaaagtctgGATTTTTTTAATCGGAACTTTTCCAAACAATCGTAATAGCTGATAATATAGTTGCAACTATAACGCAATTTGAAACCCACTACCATCAGTTCACAGAAAATGTCTGGATCTTTTTGATTGGGAATTTTCCAAACAATCATGATAGCTGTTAATATAGTTACAACTATAACGGGTCTGATTGTTTAAGATAGTGTTCTGGGGAATACATCTTCACCAGCggaaaataatagaaaacgctatttttaaaaagaggAAGGGGGGTTAGTTAGCAAACTAGATtatatgttgttgttgtttgcatATTTGTAAGACATTTGAAATATGTTTTCGTGAACCCAAAAGAATGTGTTGTGTCATTGGGGAACAAAAACAAGTTGTTAATACGTTCCTTGTCACCGTGCTGAACTTTATAGAAAAGAAACATCGTTTAGATAAATCAGGAATGTATTGTAAATACAAAGTTGAAAATTGGAAAAATAAATGTAGAGAAATATACTGTTGTAGCCGTTTTGATAAGCAGTATAATGAAATGAGTTATTCATTTTGTTGCGCTCATCTTAAAATAATCAAATCTCAGCAGCCTAGCCCCAGGCGtttttaccgggtttcctgtgctcggTGACGAACCGTAAGGTAGCTTGGGGACTGGGACGAGCTCACCCACAGAACGGGGAGAtggtttcctgtgacgtcacaactcttaccatacacaggaaacccaataagaacgcctgggactaggcttaTCAAATCTCCTTTATTTCGTTTCAACAAGTGCTCTTCTTTCGTCCCTCCGATCGGTATAAAACACAGCTCGATtaatttaaagccgcattgtcaccagtttgctTCCGGAGGTCCGTCGGAAACctcaaaagaatctattagaatccgcgctgtAAAACGGGCCATCCGCTGTAAATTATCAGTCCTCGAAGAAATTTCCAAGACactgcttttaaaattttgaaatattttccgcAGTTTCCGTTTAAAataatcggagattgttacgtaatcgaccggaagtaaactgatgaCAATTGAGCCAGTTGGACATATAATTAGCATATTTTACATTTTGAAAATAGGGAGTCATATATCCCCTTTGAATTACGTACTGACtagagagaagaaaaagggtTATTAATTTCGCTATTGTGACGGTTGCACTAAAAGTACCCTGGAAACCAGGGACACCTTATATTTTTCGAGCAAAGATTGGCTGACTTTGTTTTCGACTTTCTAAACGAACAGGGTAAAGCGGACTGCCAACTTCTCGACCGAACCCCAGGGCACATGAGGTGCGCGCGCAAGCGGCcccttggccgccaaaaatgggtcatttcttttcGAGGgttcttcaaatactatctttttttccttatgATGCTAAGAGCGCGCTTGAGTGGCGAGGGAGCTCATAGTGTTGTGTTATGTAATGATTCGACGGGAGGACTTCTTTTGACTGGGATCGTACCTTTATTCTTATAAGTCAGTAGGATGAAGAGTGTTGAGGATTTACAATGTGGTCCTATTTGTAGCAAAACAGGTAGTACGTTTGATTGACAAGCAATGACCACGTGTGCGGAGTGCAGTGATTGGACGGTACTTGACAATGCAAACAGTTACATCAGATATCATTAAATGTCGGCAAATTAGCGATAACAAAGGAAAGCTTTGAAAAGAATTTAAGGATACAAAACGAATGTCCTTTGCCATGAAACTAAGGGAGTCGGTAGGAAAGGTAAAAAGATAACTTTGGAGAAACAAATATGTAACTTGTAATCGAAAGTTACTTAACGGAAGGGGAAAGAACTGGTCGCTCAAGTAGCTAAGGTGTGATGGTTAGATTAGCATAGATAATCAGATCGCCAACACTGCAGAGCTAAGCACCTCCTACTTGAGTGTGGGCGATCCTACGTGCTGTGCTAATGATACCGATAATTAACGTCCGACATCTAAAGGAAACTATATAAACAGATTGCAAGTTTACCAACTTAATGGAAAGTTGAAGACAAATAAGTCCCGAAACATGGTACGACCCGATTAAAGTCATTATTTCACTAATTCTTATAATTAAACGAACATCTTCCTATTCAAGTTAAATCGATAAAAACTAATAATGCCTCAAGAATGCTTTTAACCTTGAACAATCCCTTTAGCCCCCTTTAGCTAGAGCAAATATCTTAACTTTGTCTATTTGCTTACTACAATTAGTAAAATACGAATTCATTCTAACATAATCTATCATAACAGTTATCTTTATGTCGCTAGCGTGTACTAGGGATTCTAAAGGTCGGGGAATAAATCACTaaggaagaaaaaatacaAGATTACTTGAAAAATCGTGCTAAAGAGTATAAATGATtggcaattaaaaaaaactgcccTGCAGGCATGGTCAGTAACTATACAAATTTCACTATAAATTAGTTCCTTTTGTTGCGTCCAACAGGAAAATTCTTGTGTCTGAGTCGCTGTTCCTCAAGGTCATTTTCAGCTCATGGTTGGTTATAAAAGTAACGGAAAGGGCACGGAAAGAGCTCAGAGTTCTCTGACAGCTTTTACCGACACAAAGTCTAAATCTCTATCGCCGATCGATATGAAGACGCATCTTCTTTCACATCTCGTTATGCTGTGGTGCGTTGTTTTCTGTGCTCTGGCTTCAGGAAAGGAAATTCAAGACCAGGAGCTAGGGAAACTGGATGAGCCGGACCATCAGGTGGAAAAGCGTGCAGGCTTGATCGATGAGCACGAAAAACGTCTGAAAAGTCTGGAGAAAAAGTAGGTAAATTTGAAACTCGAGTGAAAGGTATCCCGTCGTGATAGTTTTATTGCGGAAaacaaaattttctttattagaGTGTTCAATTTGAAATACCCAGAAATACCCAGATGTCCCTGTCTTGGTTAACAACACAATAAATAGTCAATCTGAAGACTCAAGCGCACGAGTCGTCTTTTTTGTCGATATATATAAACTGCATACTGAAAGTAGAGGGGAGAGCGTCTCGGCTTGACATTCTACTACATTTAGAGACAAATTTTACGCACCAGATTCGTAGGTTTTATTAGCCATGGGCTTTGAGGACCTTTTAATTGTATTATCCTAGAGCCCGTGTTTCAGGAAACATGTTATTTTACCTCAATAGATGTTTTAAGCATGGGAAATCAAAATTGGCTCAGTTATCGGTAGAATGGAAATGCTTATGTGTAATTTAATGAGGCGATCGCACGCCTAAAGCATACGATAAACATACGATAACTATGGAGAAATGATATATTACTAAATCAGTTGAAATACTTACAAGGAAGAAAAATGATGCCATCAAAAATTTTCTCAAGTTTGACTCAGTCATTCATCTGATCAAGTTTTATTTGggtgaaaataaaatagaatcTTGGTTCGTAGATTAACATAAGAGAAATAAATCAATCAAGAATGCCCCAGGCTAAAAAATAGTCACCTATATCACATTCATATATAACTGGaactttattatttcatttagaaattatttgtttttcttttgtgcCACACACAGTatattcttaattttttttcatctatctttaattttgttttcagaaTGAATGCTCTTTTTTTAGGAGGGGCAACTGTACCTTGGCTTAGAGGTATGTTAAGCCCGTGTCAGTCACAAGATATGTTATTCTCTGTattctgttattgtttttattcaatcCTAACCCGTACAAAAAGTTATTAAAACTTTGTGATACATTTTCAATTGGTTCATTCTTGCAAGATCATTCCCTGTTCTGTGTTTcgctgttttatttattttattaatgttgcttttttttctcattgaaCTTCTAAATGTATCTTACAGGCAGGGATGGACGCGATggaaagccaggtgggtaaaACAAAACGAGTTGAGCCAAGTGGGTATTATAAGGGGAAGGGAGGGATAGATGGAAGATTATTCATAGGACCGGGTATAAAGAGTAGGACAATAAGTGAAATATAAGAGATGCAATTATGGACGGGTTATTAAAGACAAATATAAAGGGCAATCATAGACAGTATAAAGGAGAAAGGTATCATTTTCATAGGGTCACCGATTCAAAAATGTCCAACAATATTAGGGGGTTACTTGAGTAATGAAGAAATTTCACTACTCTAAAATAAAGGCAGTtctgttattttattaattaaacTCGAAATTTTTAAATTACCCATGATTTGCAGGGAGAGATGGAAAGGACGGCAAACCAGGAGTAAATGGTGGGTGCTAACAACTCTTAGAAATTAGTCTCTTAAAGAGCAATGGTCATAATATTACTTCTTTTCATTCTCGTTGggatttttgtttcttgtacGGAACGTACATATGCGAGCTCTGAACTTTTGCGTTATTGTTTATTAAGGTCTTCGAGGTCCTAAAGGAGCGCCCGGTGGTCGGGGGAGGACTGGTGCGAGGGGTCCCCCCGGTCCCAGGGGGTCCTCTGGTGTACAGTACGTGCGATGGGGGAAGACTTCGTGCCCAAGCTCCGCGCGGCTCGTCTACAAAGGTGAGATTTGGTCAGGTTTGCACAAACGCTAAAGAAATAGAACTTACTAGTGGGTACACGTGAAACATTCACGTTTATAATTCATAAAAAAGAACGTCCAATCGATCTCGATTTTTGTTAGTATTTTTGGAAGTGAGTTCCCGTACTATTATTTGtgacaggggcggatctagctttttgccacgggggggggatggggggggggggtgacccAAGAatttttgtcattattttaccttcgtaacgattttggaatgaaaagatacaatgaaaacaataaaaaaagacagcccaaagggggggttagacCCCCTAACCCCCCCGTAAATACGCTACTGTGTGAAATACGAAGGTTGTGACTTTATGTACTTATAAGCTTACTTATGATCGGCTAAGCTTTAGATTTGTTTTTTCATATTTACGAAGAAAACATGGACCGACAGGATAACAGAACTGAATCTAACAACATATGAAAGTTGAAGGGGTTTAGAATCAGTTTTAATTCTATAGTTTAATCTAATATTTAAGTATTTAATCGATATTATTGTAGCAGTTTTAAAACCTCGTGCGCTTTATGGCTTTCGTCATGTCGTGCAAGACGCAAACTAAAGTCTTCAAAAAGTGATATCCTGTCAACATCGTgcttcattatttattttttttttcgaatgaaCATTTATTGTGATTTGTTTGAAAACCACGAAGTTCTGGACGTCAATGGTGTTTTTGGCTGTGAGTTAGAAATACCTATTGGGTATCTGTGGAGAGCTCGAAAATGGCGCGTGTGCGAGTGCTTTCTCTCGCTAAGAAAAATCGTTGAATTGAAgcttttctttgcctgatcATTTGAAAGTGGAAACCCAGTGGAAACCTTTCCCGGTACCCCCTAATGGCTAGGGATTGTCGTTCGTGTGGTTCTTGAGTTTTCTAGTTTCTCCTCTTCTCAGTGAAAGATGGCAGACACTTTTTCCTCAGCGTATTAGGGCCTATTAGATATGAGATATTTGCGTCGAATTTGGATACAACAAAGCAGAATAAAAACTGTTGAAACAACCGTTGAAAATCAAAACTGTCACATTGAAAATTTGCCGGAATTTTGATTAGACATTCTCATTGTTCCATTTATCACGTGACTTTGTCCACATGTGCTTTCGTGTAGAATATCAGGTGTGTCGGTGTCGAGGTGTGTCATGCATACCTGTTAAACACGAACGCacactataaaagggacttgcCTTAGGCAAGCTGTCATTTGTCATGTGACCTCACTcagtgcagagctccgtagAGAGGCCAGAAAGCTATAATAGAGCTTAAGATTGGTCGAAAACATTGAAGTAAACACAGTCTATTTATTAGCCTTTTCTGAtaacaaaacgaaaaacaagGGAGGATTAGATAGGTTTAGaagtgatgaattttgaaaatttgttgtttgttcgCGCACGCACCTGAATAACGCCATTTCAAATGGATTTTTCAATCCAAACGGACGCGCGCTGTTTAATTTCTCAATGacaatttttacttttgtttttgtagagaatTGACTCCAAATAATTTCCAGAAATGCCTGATAGTTCTTTTACAATCTTTTGTACTTTACAGTTGTCGTAGTTTGTCGTACTGCTTTActttttgctgttttcttcTGGCATTTTTTCAGTGGTCCGCACTCAATGAAGTCTAGTTTTGAATGGCGACCACCTGCGTGAAAGCTTGTAAAAAAGGGGGCTGagctatcccttttatagc from Nematostella vectensis chromosome 14, jaNemVect1.1, whole genome shotgun sequence carries:
- the LOC5501535 gene encoding collagen alpha-5(IV) chain, encoding MLMVGYKSNGKGTERAQSSLTAFTDTKSKSLSPIDMKTHLLSHLVMLWCVVFCALASGKEIQDQELGKLDEPDHQVEKRAGLIDEHEKRLKSLEKKMNALFLGGATVPWLRGRDGRDGKPGRDGKDGKPGVNGLRGPKGAPGGRGRTGARGPPGPRGSSGVQYVRWGKTSCPSSARLVYKGRVGGGWYNHPGGAAEYVCLPETPQYINYTPGHQHSGYMYGAEYQVNDRSPFTRGKALHDHDVPCAVCYVPSRSTQLMIPAVACCPAGWSREYYGYLMTSYYDHKHSSQFVCVDHDAEYVPGTSVNRDGATLYPVEGRCGSLPCAPYVDGYELTCAVCTK